CCTCGGCACGCCGACGGAGTACGCGCGGACCGCCTACGGCAGCGACGGCTCGGTCGAGACGGGGGGAAAGAGCATCCCGTCCCCCGAGGGGACCGTCCAACTGGACACCTACACGGTGAAGTTGTCGCGGTCCTACGACGGCCTGCCGATCGGCGGGATGCAGGACCTGCTGAACGAGGCGCAGACGAAGACGATCGCGGGTCACCCCGCGGTGCTCTACTCGAGCCCGACGATCGCCATCCAGTTCAACCTGGGCGGCGGCAAGTCGCAGACCGCGCCCGGCGGCGTCGCCCGCACCCTGGTCGTCGCCCCGGACGTCAAGGACGGCGGCGGGTCCTACGAGCTCTCCATCTGGCGCCAGGACGACGTGCGTCCGGACGACACGGCACTGCTGCGCATCGCCCAGCAGGTCCTCCCCACGATCCCGGGCTGGACCACCGTCCGCTGACACGCCACCCGGCGTGGCCGCACACCGCAGCCGCACGCCGCACGCGGGCCCGGTCGCACCGTCGTCCTGGATCACGGTGACGACGGCCGGAGTCCGCCGACACGCCGGGCACGCCGGGCACGCCGCACGCGTCGGACACGCTGAAGACCGGCGCCCCCGTGGGGCGTCGGCCTTCGCGGTGCGGGAGCCGTGACGGTCAGGCGACCGGCTGCGGTTCCTCCGCGGGTGCCTCGGCGACCGGCTGCTGCGGCCGGGCGTCCCGCATGACCAGGGCCGCCAGGGCGGCCGCTGCCAGGACACCGATCGCGCTGATCGTGAAGGTCGTCGTCATCGACGCGGTGAAAGCCTCCCGGGCCGCCCGCACGAGAGTGCGGTCGCCGCCGGCCGC
The window above is part of the Streptomyces sp. NBC_00425 genome. Proteins encoded here:
- a CDS encoding DUF6215 domain-containing protein; translated protein: MTEEVAAAEKGPNAWAQAIAALVVVGALGGALYVIQQNDAKAADKPATCRADDEDKKADEAAKAAQRLSGTQLCTALNRTDLPTLLGTPTEYARTAYGSDGSVETGGKSIPSPEGTVQLDTYTVKLSRSYDGLPIGGMQDLLNEAQTKTIAGHPAVLYSSPTIAIQFNLGGGKSQTAPGGVARTLVVAPDVKDGGGSYELSIWRQDDVRPDDTALLRIAQQVLPTIPGWTTVR